From a region of the Dendropsophus ebraccatus isolate aDenEbr1 unplaced genomic scaffold, aDenEbr1.pat pat_scaffold_729_ctg1, whole genome shotgun sequence genome:
- the LOC138779375 gene encoding major centromere autoantigen B-like, which produces MDVMEAPWIFRDDKYPLHGWIPSLETIVETDEEEEADEAEDNSSEIDDDEEDGAAADIPSEIDVDEEEDEAADPPREEEEDEEDKGTAMEIPRSSSRRRSILSRLRALFCCCCATKEE; this is translated from the exons atggacGTGATGGAGGCGCCGtggatattcag agacgacaagtacccacTGCAcggttggatcccgagcctggagaccatcgt tgagactgacgaagaggaggaggcggacgaGGCAGAGGACAATTCCAG tgaaatcgacgacgacgaggaagatggcgcggctgcggacatccccag tgaaatcgacgtcgacgaggaagaggacgaggctgcagacccccccag agaagaagaggaggacgaggaggacaaAGGGACGGccatggagatccccag aagcagcagcaggaggagatccatcttatccag actgcgggcgctgttctgctgctgctgcgccaccaaggaggagtaa